The genomic window TATAACAATGAAAAATCTTGATCGATTAATAACTCTCATAAGTAATAATCTCAATATTGATGAAAAATTTATTGAAGAATTACAACATACTCTCTCAATTAAGCCACATGATACGGAAATTATTTCCCATATACATCATCTAATTAATACTGCTCCTGATGACTTCTGGGAAGGTTTTCATTCATATTTAATGAATATCAATAGTCTCAAGAAACTTTTTAATAATAATTCATTTGTTAAAAACCATACGCATGCTCTTAACGATTATTTTAAGCGTTTTGCATCAGAGCAAATCGACAATGAATACTTTCTGAACAGATTCAAGGTTGGTGTCCAACTAGAAAAATTTGATATCAACCCTATTCTTTTTTCAACTACTTATAGCCACATATATTCAT from Spirochaetota bacterium includes these protein-coding regions:
- a CDS encoding protoglobin domain-containing protein, whose amino-acid sequence is ITMKNLDRLITLISNNLNIDEKFIEELQHTLSIKPHDTEIISHIHHLINTAPDDFWEGFHSYLMNINSLKKLFNNNSFVKNHTHALNDYFKRFASEQIDNEYFLNRFKVGVQLEKFDINPILFSTTYSHIYSYILEYLENKVTDISSILPIIKSFIKIVFLDLSLILYAYFFMKDKKLLDSKKELERLSRAYRLI